The Plectropomus leopardus isolate mb chromosome 2, YSFRI_Pleo_2.0, whole genome shotgun sequence genome has a window encoding:
- the ssu72 gene encoding RNA polymerase II subunit A C-terminal domain phosphatase SSU72 yields MPCHILRVAVVCSSNQNRSMEAHSILSKRGFDVRSFGTGTHVKLPGPAPDKPNVYDFKTTYVQMYNDLVRKDKELYTQNGILHMLDRNKRIKSKPERFQSCKEKFDLVITCEERVYDQVVEDLNSREQETLQPVHVINVDIQDNHEEATLGAFLICELCQCIQHTEDMEDEMDELIQEFEEKSNRPFLHTVCFY; encoded by the exons ATGCCGTGCCACATCCTGCGTGTAGCGGTTGTGTGCTCGAGCAACCAGAACCGCAGTATGGAAGCGCACAGTATCCTCAG CAAACGAGGATTTGACGTGCGTTCATTCGGGACAGGGACTCATGTGAAGCTACCCGGTCCTGCCCCGGATAAGCCAAATGTGTACGACTTCAAAACGACATATGTACAGATGTACAACGACTTGGTCCGCAAGGACAAGGAACT ATACACACAGAATGGCATCCTGCACATGCTGGACCGCAACAAGCGCATCAAATCAAAGCCCGAGCGCTTTCAAAGCTGCAAGGAGAAGTTTGACCTGGTCATCACCTGTGAAGAGAGAGTCTATGACCAAGTGGTGGAGG ATCTGAATTCAAGAGAGCAGGAAACTCTTCAGCCTGTTCACGTCATCAATGTAGACATTCAGGATAACCACGAGGAAGCCACGCTGGGCGCCTTCCTCATCTGTGagctgtgtcagtgt ATCCAGCACACCGAGGACATGGAGGACGAAATGGATGAGCTTATACAAGAGTTTGAGGAGAAGAGCAACAGGCCTTTTCTGCACACTGTCTGTTTCTACTGA